From Candidatus Methylomirabilota bacterium, a single genomic window includes:
- the coaD gene encoding pantetheine-phosphate adenylyltransferase, producing the protein MGKRAVYPGMFDPIHNGHLDLIERSLRIFDDLIVAVVANPSKAPLFSVKERLELIDEATHGLTRMRITSFDGLLIDLVDREGADCIVRGIRAVSDFEYEFQMALMNRKLRATVETVFMMPHERYTYISSRLIKEVSSLGAPVTGLVPPAVEARLTEKFSRKQG; encoded by the coding sequence ATGGGCAAGCGGGCGGTCTATCCCGGCATGTTCGACCCCATCCATAACGGCCACCTCGATCTCATCGAGCGGAGCCTGCGCATCTTCGACGACCTGATCGTGGCGGTGGTCGCCAACCCGTCCAAGGCGCCGCTCTTCAGCGTCAAGGAGCGGCTCGAGCTGATCGACGAGGCCACCCACGGGCTGACCCGCATGCGCATCACCTCGTTCGACGGCCTCCTCATCGACCTCGTCGATCGCGAGGGCGCCGACTGCATCGTGCGGGGCATCCGCGCGGTGTCGGACTTCGAGTACGAGTTCCAGATGGCGCTGATGAACCGGAAGCTGCGCGCGACGGTGGAGACCGTCTTCATGATGCCGCACGAGCGGTACACCTACATCTCGTCCCGCCTCATCAAGGAGGTGTCCTCGCTGGGCGCGCCGGTCACCGGCCTGGTTCCTCCCGCGGTGGAAGCGCGTTTGACCGAGAAATTCTCCAGAAAGCAGGGCTAG
- a CDS encoding pyridoxal phosphate-dependent aminotransferase — MLADRLKTLVPSATLAMNAKARAMRAQGVDVISFSVGEPDFDTPRRIKDAAVRALDKGQTKYTEVGGIPELRAAVCHKLKRDHGLEYKPDEVMVSCGAKHTLYNIVMALVNAGDEVLIPSPYWVSYPEQVRLLGGVPVPVECHESTGFDLDPAAVRRAVTPKTKLIILDSPGNPTGAVFSPAALEEVGRIAGERGLWVVSDECYEALTYEGRHVSIASLSPEVKARTILVNTCSKAYAMTGWRIGYAAGPKAIIGAMTDIQSQVTSNPASVAQWAAVEALTGPQDEIAKMVGEFDHRRRAIIEALNAIPGVRCATPKGAFYAFPNVSGLFGKTWKGGVLKGSVDVCTFLLEEARIACVAGQDFGSDAHIRISYATGIETIREGMRRMDAAVRALEA, encoded by the coding sequence ATGCTCGCCGACCGCCTGAAGACCCTCGTCCCCTCCGCCACCCTCGCCATGAACGCCAAGGCCCGCGCCATGCGCGCGCAGGGCGTGGACGTCATCTCGTTCAGCGTCGGCGAGCCAGACTTCGACACTCCGCGCCGCATCAAGGACGCGGCGGTGCGGGCGCTCGATAAGGGACAGACCAAGTACACCGAGGTCGGCGGCATCCCCGAACTGCGCGCCGCCGTCTGCCACAAGCTCAAGCGCGATCACGGCCTCGAGTACAAACCCGACGAGGTCATGGTGTCCTGCGGCGCCAAGCACACCCTCTACAACATCGTGATGGCGCTGGTGAACGCGGGTGACGAGGTGCTGATCCCCAGCCCGTACTGGGTCTCGTATCCCGAGCAGGTACGGCTCCTCGGCGGCGTGCCGGTGCCCGTCGAGTGCCACGAGTCGACCGGCTTCGACCTGGACCCCGCCGCGGTGCGCCGCGCGGTGACGCCGAAGACCAAGCTCATCATCCTCGACAGCCCCGGCAATCCCACCGGCGCCGTGTTCTCGCCGGCCGCCCTCGAGGAAGTCGGGCGGATCGCGGGGGAGCGCGGCCTCTGGGTGGTCTCGGACGAGTGCTACGAGGCGCTCACCTACGAGGGGCGGCACGTGTCGATCGCGTCGCTGTCGCCGGAGGTGAAGGCGCGCACGATCCTCGTGAACACCTGCTCGAAGGCTTACGCGATGACGGGCTGGCGCATCGGCTATGCGGCGGGGCCCAAGGCGATCATCGGCGCCATGACCGACATCCAGAGCCAGGTGACGTCCAATCCCGCGTCGGTCGCCCAGTGGGCGGCGGTAGAGGCCCTCACCGGCCCCCAGGACGAGATCGCCAAGATGGTGGGCGAGTTCGATCATCGCCGACGCGCGATCATCGAGGCGCTCAATGCCATTCCCGGCGTCCGCTGCGCCACGCCCAAGGGCGCCTTCTACGCGTTCCCCAACGTGTCGGGTCTGTTCGGCAAGACCTGGAAGGGCGGCGTGCTCAAGGGCTCGGTCGACGTCTGCACGTTCCTCCTCGAGGAGGCGCGCATCGCCTGCGTCGCCGGCCAGGACTTCGGCTCCGACGCGCACATCCGGATCTCCTACGCCACCGGCATCGAGACCATTCGCGAGGGCATGCGGCGCATGGACGCCGCGGTCCGGGCGCTCGAGGCCTGA
- a CDS encoding carbon monoxide dehydrogenase subunit G has product MKIEGSHDIPSPPDKVWAAFLDPGTLAKAIPGCEGLEEIGPGEYKAVMKVGVAAIKGTFEGRVKLADLDPPHRYRMAVEGKGGPGFMRGEAAMSLAPIETGTKVSYDADVQVGGLIASVGQRMLGGVSKMLLDQFFTRMTELLAERA; this is encoded by the coding sequence ATGAAGATCGAAGGCTCGCACGACATTCCTTCTCCGCCGGACAAGGTCTGGGCGGCATTTCTCGACCCCGGCACCCTCGCGAAGGCCATTCCCGGGTGTGAGGGACTGGAAGAGATCGGGCCCGGAGAGTACAAGGCCGTGATGAAGGTGGGGGTGGCCGCCATCAAGGGCACCTTCGAAGGCCGCGTCAAGCTGGCCGACCTCGATCCGCCGCACCGCTACCGGATGGCGGTGGAGGGCAAGGGCGGTCCCGGCTTCATGCGCGGCGAGGCTGCGATGTCGCTCGCGCCCATCGAGACGGGCACGAAGGTGAGCTACGACGCCGACGTGCAGGTCGGCGGTCTCATCGCGAGCGTCGGCCAGCGCATGCTGGGCGGTGTCTCCAAGATGTTGCTCGATCAGTTCTTCACCCGCATGACCGAGCTCCTCGCCGAGCGGGCGTGA
- a CDS encoding SDR family oxidoreductase, whose amino-acid sequence MDLGLRGKRAVVTGGSKGIGRAVAEGFAAEGAHVSICARNADEVTAAIASLKAKGVKAFGRAIDVAEGPALTAWITATAGELGGIDALVCNVSALAVGDSVETWERSFRTDMMHTVNAVAAAVPFLEKSTAASIVLISSVSGFEVDFAAGSYGAMKAALIHYAKGLSRQLVAKGIRVNCVSPGNTYFDGGIWQTIEKNMPDLFQSTLKVNPTGKFGTPAEVANGVVFMSSPMASRISGTNLVIDGALTVAV is encoded by the coding sequence ATGGATCTCGGACTCAGGGGCAAGCGGGCCGTCGTCACCGGAGGCAGCAAGGGAATCGGTCGGGCCGTTGCGGAAGGATTCGCCGCCGAAGGAGCCCATGTGTCGATCTGCGCGCGCAACGCCGACGAGGTCACCGCGGCCATCGCGTCGTTGAAGGCGAAGGGCGTCAAGGCCTTCGGACGCGCGATCGACGTGGCTGAGGGGCCCGCGTTGACGGCCTGGATCACCGCGACCGCCGGCGAGCTGGGCGGCATCGACGCGCTGGTCTGCAACGTGAGCGCGCTCGCGGTCGGCGACTCCGTCGAAACGTGGGAGAGATCGTTCCGCACCGACATGATGCACACCGTCAACGCCGTTGCGGCCGCCGTGCCATTTCTCGAGAAGTCGACCGCCGCCTCGATCGTCTTGATCTCGAGCGTTTCCGGTTTCGAGGTGGACTTCGCCGCGGGCTCCTACGGGGCGATGAAGGCCGCGCTGATCCACTATGCGAAGGGATTGAGCCGGCAGCTCGTCGCGAAGGGCATCCGGGTGAACTGCGTGTCGCCCGGCAACACCTATTTCGACGGCGGCATCTGGCAGACGATCGAGAAGAACATGCCGGACCTGTTCCAGTCGACGCTCAAGGTCAATCCGACCGGCAAGTTCGGGACGCCCGCCGAGGTCGCGAACGGCGTGGTCTTCATGTCGAGTCCGATGGCGAGCCGCATTTCCGGCACCAACCTGGTGATCGACGGCGCCCTCACCGTGGCCGTGTAG
- a CDS encoding acetamidase/formamidase family protein, which produces MNETLRHTIHKRHVHHGWNNAFPPALKIAPGETVHFETLDASSGQLTATSTATDLEKLDLARVNPVTGPVYVDGAKPGDALKVSVLAFRPSGWGWTGNIPGFGLLSDQFPKARLHHWSYDPGLAPAMYGPGGRVPLRPFTGTIGVAPAAPGLHSIIPPRNVGGNMDARDIAEGAELYLPIEVEGAIFSVGDTHAAQGDGEVCGTAIETPIDVTLKFELVKGANLRSPRYATPGPVTRHFDAKGYEVTTGIGPDLMAGARMAVSEMIELLARRFGYAPVDAYMLCSVCADLRISSIVDVPNWVVSFYFPRVVVE; this is translated from the coding sequence ATGAACGAAACGCTCCGTCACACGATTCACAAGAGGCACGTTCACCACGGGTGGAACAACGCGTTTCCTCCCGCGCTGAAGATCGCGCCGGGCGAGACCGTGCATTTCGAAACGCTCGATGCCTCGTCCGGGCAGCTCACGGCCACCTCGACGGCGACCGACCTGGAGAAGCTCGACCTGGCCCGGGTCAACCCGGTCACGGGGCCGGTATACGTCGACGGCGCCAAGCCGGGCGACGCGCTGAAGGTGAGCGTGCTGGCGTTCCGCCCGTCGGGCTGGGGCTGGACGGGGAACATCCCGGGATTCGGCCTGCTCAGCGATCAGTTCCCGAAGGCCAGGCTGCACCACTGGAGCTACGATCCGGGCCTCGCTCCCGCGATGTACGGGCCGGGCGGTCGCGTACCCCTCCGGCCCTTCACCGGGACCATCGGTGTCGCGCCCGCGGCCCCCGGGCTTCACAGCATCATTCCGCCCCGCAATGTCGGCGGGAACATGGACGCCCGAGACATCGCGGAGGGCGCCGAGCTCTACCTCCCGATCGAGGTCGAGGGCGCGATCTTCTCCGTCGGTGATACGCATGCGGCCCAAGGCGACGGGGAGGTGTGCGGCACCGCCATCGAAACCCCGATCGACGTCACGCTGAAGTTCGAGCTGGTGAAGGGCGCCAATCTCCGCTCACCGCGGTATGCCACGCCCGGCCCCGTCACCAGGCACTTCGATGCGAAGGGGTACGAGGTGACGACGGGTATCGGGCCGGACCTCATGGCGGGGGCACGGATGGCGGTGTCGGAAATGATCGAGCTCCTGGCCCGGCGCTTCGGCTACGCGCCCGTCGACGCGTACATGCTGTGCAGCGTCTGCGCGGATCTGCGAATCAGCTCGATCGTGGATGTGCCGAATTGGGTCGTCTCGTTCTACTTCCCGCGCGTGGTCGTCGAATAA
- a CDS encoding ABC transporter substrate-binding protein yields the protein MWIRLIGLVLALGIIQAAPARSPAQTSTRVYRVGMLAMGSRTPDGRPPAALREGLQELGYIEGRNIVYEARWAEGRADRLPALAAELVNARVDVIVTQGGPPTPAAKAATSTIPIVMSQAAGDAVELRWIDSLARPGGNVTGLTDESVQLSAKRMELLKEAIPKASVIAVLWNASDQGMTLRYHKIEEAARVLGVKVQPIEVRTPDDFDAAFATMTRRRPDAMFLVADGLTTINGTRVVEFANAQRIPAMYEWNFLVRAGGLLSYGVVPADGFRRAAVYVDRIFKGAKPSELPAEQPTRYVLSVNMKTAAALGVTLPPSLRLRADDVVE from the coding sequence GTGTGGATACGGCTGATCGGGTTGGTGCTCGCGCTGGGGATCATCCAGGCCGCGCCGGCCCGGAGCCCGGCTCAGACCTCGACGCGCGTGTACCGCGTCGGCATGCTCGCCATGGGCAGCCGGACGCCCGACGGCCGTCCGCCCGCCGCGCTCCGTGAGGGGCTCCAGGAGCTCGGCTACATCGAAGGTAGGAACATCGTGTACGAGGCGCGCTGGGCGGAGGGGCGGGCCGACCGGCTGCCCGCGCTCGCCGCGGAGCTCGTGAACGCGCGGGTGGACGTGATCGTCACCCAGGGCGGGCCGCCGACGCCGGCGGCCAAGGCGGCGACCTCGACGATTCCCATCGTCATGTCCCAGGCCGCCGGGGACGCGGTCGAGCTGCGATGGATCGACAGCCTGGCCCGCCCGGGCGGGAACGTCACCGGGCTCACCGACGAATCCGTTCAGCTCAGCGCCAAGCGCATGGAGCTCTTGAAGGAGGCGATCCCGAAGGCGTCGGTGATTGCGGTGCTCTGGAACGCCAGCGACCAGGGGATGACGCTCCGCTACCACAAGATCGAGGAGGCGGCCCGCGTCCTCGGCGTGAAGGTGCAGCCCATCGAGGTGCGGACGCCCGACGACTTCGACGCGGCCTTCGCTACCATGACGCGCCGGCGTCCTGATGCCATGTTCCTCGTGGCGGACGGGCTGACGACCATCAACGGCACGCGCGTGGTCGAGTTCGCCAACGCCCAGCGCATCCCCGCCATGTACGAGTGGAATTTCCTGGTCCGCGCCGGCGGGCTGCTCTCCTATGGTGTCGTGCCGGCTGACGGCTTCCGTCGCGCCGCCGTGTACGTGGATCGCATCTTCAAGGGCGCCAAGCCGTCAGAGCTCCCCGCCGAACAGCCGACGCGTTACGTACTCTCGGTGAACATGAAGACCGCGGCCGCGCTCGGTGTGACGCTTCCGCCGTCCTTGCGGCTCAGGGCCGACGACGTGGTCGAGTAG